One Pararge aegeria chromosome 4, ilParAegt1.1, whole genome shotgun sequence DNA segment encodes these proteins:
- the LOC120623251 gene encoding ZZ-type zinc finger-containing protein 3, with translation MEHVEETPDYDSEFAFETDHIAIRGNKDYSELLKYIIQLEAQKINALQNIEELCEAQNKALEDPIGFVKDLQSGKVFFPPHQKIADLPVVDWSSYGIDTDMENDYKPTKEELESATKVRGRIFTDSKPETFNQLWSCEEQKRLEELLEIYPEELVEAKRYKKIANALGTRTPIQVMSRIQKYFTKLAKAGLPIPGRAPKRVGKDKNRSLFYKKSTFFPQLHVPVKMEDPYDSNCSETQEGSPDIKSGNKSMLELLKAAKEQRLLDEMSPVYQTKTMCVGCQKTGFLGARWTDNAGTDFCTDCVVKLLPAEKLIPVRQV, from the coding sequence ATGGAGCATGTAGAGGAAACACCTGATTATGATAGTGAATTTGCTTTTGAAACCGATCACATAGCAATAAGAGGAAATAAAGACTACAGCGAattgttaaaatacattattcaaTTAGAAGCTCAGAAAATAAATGCACTTCAGAATATTGAAGAATTGTGCGAGGCGCAGAATAAAGCTTTGGAAGACCCTATTGGATTTGTGAAAGATTTACAATCTGGTAAAGTTTTCTTTCCACCCCACCAGAAAATAGCAGATTTACCAGTAGTTGATTGGAGTTCATATGGAATTGACACTGATATGGAGAATGACTATAAACCAACTAAAGAAGAACTGGAGTCTGCTACGAAGGTCAGAGGACGAATATTCACAGATAGTAAGCCAGAAACATTCAATCAACTGTGGTCCTGTGAGGAGCAAAAACGTTTGGAAGAGTTGTTGGAAATTTATCCTGAAGAACTTGTTGAAGCaaagagatataaaaaaattgccaaTGCACTAGGCACAAGAACACCAATTCAAGTTATGAGCCGAATACAAAAGTATTTTACAAAGTTAGCCAAGGCTGGCCTGCCAATACCTGGACGTGCACCAAAACGGGTGGGCAAAGACAAAAATCGGTcattattctataaaaaatctACCTTCTTTCCCCAGCTTCATGTTCCAGTTAAAATGGAGGATCCCTATGACAGTAACTGTAGCGAGACCCAAGAAGGATCACCAGATATCAAATCTGGGAATAAGTCTATGTTAGAATTGTTAAAAGCAGCCAAAGAGCAAAGGTTGTTAGATGAGATGTCACCAGTTTACCAAACAAAGACTATGTGTGTAGGTTGTCAAAAGACAGGCTTTCTAGGTGCAAGGTGGACTGACAATGCCGGGACAGATTTTTGTACTGACTGTGTTGTTAAACTTTTACCTGCTGAAAAACTGATACCTGTTAGacaggtttaa